The following proteins are encoded in a genomic region of Bradyrhizobium sp. SK17:
- a CDS encoding helicase HerA-like domain-containing protein, which translates to MTTSDNKLADTDEKIFIGKGEETAWLTLALANRHGLVTGATGTGKTVSLQVMAEGFARAGVPVFAADIKGDLSGISEVGEAKDFIVKRAKEMGLTFQPDQFSAVFWDVFGEQGHPVRATITEMGPLLLSRMLDLNDVQEGVLNVAFRVADENGLALIDMKDLRALLDAIAPDSSKKGADEGEDPLASIRKAAQSYGNVSKATVGTIQRQLLVLENQGGTKFFGEPALTLKDFMRTDRDGRGMVNILVADKLMQSPRLYATFLLWMLSELFEELPEAGDLPKPKLVFFFDEAHLLFNDAPKALMDKIEQVVRLIRSKGVGVYFVTQNPIDVPDKVLAQLGNRVQHALRAFTPRDQKAVAAAAQTFRPNPKLDTARVIMELGKGEALVSFLEGAGTPSMVERILVRPPSARIGPITPEERKAIMDASPVKGKYDTAIDAESAYEIIQKRLAGAAAPADGGDGGSGGGGILGQIGAIAATIFGTNVKRGRLSTGQVIARNVTRSVTDKVVGGVVADLGKSVGGSVGGSIGRALVRGALGGILRR; encoded by the coding sequence ATGACGACCTCCGACAACAAGTTGGCCGACACGGACGAGAAAATTTTTATCGGCAAGGGCGAGGAGACGGCCTGGCTGACGCTGGCGCTGGCCAATCGGCATGGCCTTGTCACCGGTGCGACCGGAACCGGCAAGACCGTCTCGCTTCAAGTCATGGCAGAAGGATTTGCGCGCGCCGGCGTTCCGGTTTTCGCAGCCGATATCAAGGGCGATCTCTCCGGCATCTCCGAAGTCGGCGAGGCCAAGGATTTCATCGTCAAGCGCGCCAAGGAGATGGGGCTGACCTTCCAGCCGGATCAGTTCTCGGCCGTGTTCTGGGACGTGTTCGGCGAGCAGGGCCATCCGGTGCGCGCCACTATCACCGAGATGGGACCGCTGTTGCTGTCGCGGATGCTCGACCTGAACGATGTGCAGGAAGGCGTGCTCAATGTTGCCTTCCGCGTTGCCGACGAGAATGGCCTCGCGCTGATCGACATGAAGGATCTGCGCGCCCTGCTGGATGCGATCGCGCCCGACAGCAGCAAGAAGGGGGCGGACGAGGGCGAAGATCCGCTGGCCTCGATCCGCAAGGCCGCGCAGAGCTACGGCAACGTGTCCAAGGCGACGGTCGGAACCATTCAGCGTCAGCTGCTGGTGCTCGAGAACCAGGGCGGCACGAAGTTCTTCGGCGAACCGGCGCTGACGCTGAAGGATTTCATGCGTACCGACCGCGACGGTCGCGGCATGGTTAATATTCTCGTCGCCGACAAGCTGATGCAGAGCCCGCGGCTTTACGCCACGTTCCTGCTCTGGATGCTGTCGGAACTGTTCGAGGAATTGCCGGAGGCCGGCGACCTGCCGAAGCCGAAGCTGGTGTTCTTCTTCGACGAAGCGCATCTGTTGTTCAACGATGCGCCGAAGGCGCTGATGGACAAGATCGAGCAGGTGGTGCGCCTGATCCGCTCCAAGGGCGTCGGCGTCTATTTTGTCACGCAGAATCCGATCGACGTGCCGGACAAGGTGTTGGCGCAGCTCGGCAACCGCGTGCAGCACGCGTTGCGCGCCTTCACGCCGCGTGATCAGAAGGCGGTCGCGGCGGCCGCACAGACCTTCCGGCCCAATCCGAAGCTCGATACCGCGCGGGTGATCATGGAGCTCGGCAAGGGCGAGGCGTTGGTGTCGTTCCTCGAGGGCGCCGGCACACCGTCGATGGTCGAGCGCATACTGGTGCGTCCGCCGTCGGCGCGGATCGGGCCGATCACACCCGAGGAGCGCAAGGCGATCATGGATGCGAGTCCGGTGAAGGGCAAGTACGACACTGCCATCGACGCCGAGTCGGCTTACGAGATCATCCAGAAGCGGCTTGCCGGGGCGGCGGCACCGGCCGATGGTGGTGATGGCGGTAGCGGTGGCGGCGGCATCCTCGGCCAGATCGGCGCGATCGCCGCTACGATCTTCGGGACCAATGTCAAGCGCGGTCGGCTCTCCACCGGGCAGGTGATCGCGCGCAACGTCACGCGCTCGGTGACGGACAAGGTGGTCGGCGGCGTGGTGGCTGACCTCGGCAAATCGGTCGGTGGCTCGGTCGGCGGCTCGATCGGCCGTGCGCTGGTGCGCGGCGCGCTCGGCGGAATTCTGCGCAGGTAG
- a CDS encoding M20/M25/M40 family metallo-hydrolase has translation MSNAKLQSVLDRIDADFDNSLERLFVLLRIKSISADPAFADDCKAAANHLAKDIATLGFKTEVRPTAGHPAVVGKLNGSTDGRPHVLFYGHYDVQPVDPLSLWHRPPFEPVVTDHADGRKIIVARGAEDDKGQLMTFVEACRAWKNVTGSLPVDITIIIEGEEEVGSKNFVPFLEANKAEFKADFALVCDTGMWDPNTPAITTALRGLVYDEVKIKAANRDLHSGVFGGGAQNPIRVLTRILGGLHDDNGHITIPRFYDGVKDLPPDILAQWKQLNLTPESFLKPIGLSVPAGEKDRLLIEQVSSRPTCDINGIVGGYTGEGSKTVIPAEASAKVSFRLVEGQDPETIRKAFRDYVRARVPADCKAEFIDHSGAPAIALDWNMKPLAAARQALTDEWGKEALLVGSGASIPIVADFKRTLGLDSVLVGFGLDDDNIHSPNEKYDLKSYHKGIRSWARILAAFAEAK, from the coding sequence ATGTCCAATGCCAAGCTGCAATCCGTCCTCGACCGCATCGATGCCGATTTCGACAACAGCCTCGAGCGGCTGTTCGTGCTGCTGCGGATCAAATCGATCTCGGCCGATCCGGCATTTGCCGATGACTGCAAGGCGGCTGCCAATCACCTCGCCAAGGACATCGCGACGCTCGGCTTCAAGACCGAGGTGCGGCCGACCGCCGGCCATCCCGCCGTGGTCGGCAAGCTGAACGGCTCGACCGACGGGCGCCCGCACGTGCTGTTCTATGGCCACTACGACGTGCAGCCGGTCGATCCCCTGAGTCTCTGGCATCGTCCGCCGTTCGAGCCTGTCGTGACCGACCATGCCGACGGGCGCAAGATTATCGTCGCGCGCGGGGCCGAGGACGACAAGGGACAGTTGATGACCTTCGTCGAAGCCTGCCGCGCCTGGAAGAATGTCACGGGATCGCTGCCGGTCGACATCACCATCATCATCGAGGGCGAGGAGGAGGTCGGCTCGAAGAATTTCGTGCCGTTCCTGGAGGCGAACAAGGCCGAGTTCAAGGCCGACTTCGCGCTGGTCTGCGACACCGGCATGTGGGACCCCAACACGCCCGCGATCACCACCGCGCTGCGCGGCTTGGTCTATGACGAGGTCAAGATCAAGGCCGCCAATCGCGACCTGCATTCCGGCGTGTTTGGCGGCGGCGCGCAGAATCCGATCCGCGTGCTGACGCGGATCCTCGGCGGCCTGCATGATGACAACGGCCACATCACCATTCCCCGCTTCTATGACGGCGTGAAGGATCTGCCGCCGGATATTCTGGCGCAGTGGAAGCAGCTCAATCTGACGCCGGAGAGCTTCCTCAAGCCGATCGGCCTCTCGGTGCCGGCCGGCGAGAAGGACCGGCTCCTGATCGAGCAGGTCTCCTCGCGTCCGACCTGCGACATCAACGGCATCGTCGGCGGTTACACTGGCGAGGGCTCGAAGACCGTGATCCCGGCCGAGGCGTCGGCGAAGGTCTCGTTCCGCCTGGTCGAAGGTCAGGATCCCGAGACAATCCGCAAGGCGTTCCGCGACTATGTGAGGGCGCGCGTGCCGGCGGACTGCAAGGCCGAGTTCATCGATCATTCCGGCGCGCCGGCGATCGCGCTCGACTGGAACATGAAGCCGCTCGCGGCGGCCAGGCAGGCGCTGACCGACGAGTGGGGCAAGGAGGCGCTGCTGGTCGGCTCCGGCGCCTCGATCCCGATCGTCGCCGACTTCAAGCGCACGCTCGGCCTGGACAGCGTGCTGGTCGGCTTCGGGCTCGACGACGACAACATCCATTCGCCGAACGAGAAGTACGACCTCAAGAGCTACCACAAGGGCATCCGCTCCTGGGCACGGATCCTCGCGGCCTTCGCCGAGGCCAAATAA
- a CDS encoding transposase, producing MVTYRRNFIAGGSFFFTVNLENRRLRLLTEHIDQLRAAFRETRERHPFRTEAIVILPDHLHAVWSLPEGDGDFATRWRQIKSAFSRRLPIGEPVSGSRAAKGERGIWQRRYWEHTIQNEDDFSRHIDYVHINPLKHRLVKRVRDWPHSSFHRMVELGIYPEDWAGDGTTLDGAFGERS from the coding sequence ATGGTCACTTACCGTCGCAATTTTATTGCTGGAGGCAGTTTCTTCTTCACGGTCAACCTGGAGAACCGTCGCCTGCGATTGCTCACGGAGCACATTGATCAACTGCGCGCGGCTTTTCGCGAAACGCGCGAAAGGCATCCTTTCAGGACCGAGGCGATTGTCATTCTTCCCGACCATCTCCACGCAGTCTGGAGCTTGCCGGAAGGCGACGGTGACTTCGCAACCCGCTGGCGACAGATCAAATCGGCCTTCTCGCGGCGTCTACCGATCGGTGAGCCGGTCTCGGGTAGCCGTGCCGCAAAAGGAGAGCGCGGCATTTGGCAGCGGCGGTATTGGGAGCATACGATCCAGAATGAGGACGATTTCTCCCGTCACATCGATTACGTGCATATCAACCCGCTCAAGCACCGCCTTGTGAAGCGGGTGAGAGATTGGCCGCATTCATCGTTTCACCGCATGGTCGAGCTCGGAATCTATCCCGAGGATTGGGCTGGCGATGGGACGACGCTGGATGGAGCGTTCGGCGAGCGGTCTTGA
- a CDS encoding class II aldolase/adducin family protein, which yields MSPAEARLKEVPSNMSAAEWEQRINLAACYRLVALYGWDDLVDTHISARVPGPEHHFLINPYGLMFDEITASSLVKVDLDGNQLSQSDYSINPAGFTIHSAIHEVREDAGCVLHLHTVDGTAVSSGPDGLLPLNQTAQLVTHDLAYHDYEGIALDHDERPRLQRDLGSKNHMLLRNHGTLTVGRSVASAFERMYHLERACSMQVATRALGGTAYPVDQHAIDKNTELLSNPDRAELRSTQLVWPPLLRKLDRVNPGYRD from the coding sequence ATGTCGCCCGCGGAAGCGCGTCTGAAGGAAGTGCCGTCGAACATGAGTGCGGCGGAATGGGAGCAGCGGATCAATCTCGCTGCCTGCTACCGGCTGGTCGCGCTCTACGGCTGGGACGATCTGGTCGATACCCACATTTCCGCCCGCGTGCCGGGACCCGAGCATCACTTCCTGATCAACCCCTACGGGCTGATGTTCGACGAGATCACCGCGTCGAGCCTGGTCAAGGTCGACCTCGACGGCAACCAGCTCTCGCAGAGTGACTACAGCATCAACCCGGCCGGCTTCACCATCCACTCGGCAATCCACGAGGTGCGCGAGGACGCCGGCTGCGTGCTTCATCTGCACACCGTCGACGGCACCGCGGTGTCGAGCGGCCCCGACGGGCTGCTGCCGCTGAACCAGACCGCGCAGCTCGTCACCCACGATCTCGCCTATCACGACTACGAAGGCATCGCGCTCGACCACGACGAGCGCCCGCGCCTGCAACGCGACCTCGGCAGCAAGAACCACATGCTGCTGCGCAATCACGGCACGCTGACGGTCGGCCGCTCGGTCGCCTCCGCCTTCGAGCGGATGTACCATCTGGAGCGCGCCTGCTCGATGCAGGTGGCAACCCGCGCGCTCGGCGGCACCGCCTATCCGGTCGACCAGCACGCGATCGACAAGAACACCGAGCTGCTCTCCAACCCGGACCGCGCCGAGCTGCGCTCGACCCAGCTGGTCTGGCCGCCGCTGCTGCGCAAGCTCGACCGGGTCAATCCCGGTTACCGTGATTGA
- a CDS encoding glycosyltransferase family 39 protein has protein sequence MSSITTSALEAPARRSVEKTCDDLAFLVLGVVAIVAGLTFRDYGLGWDDYTHAEYADLLLRMYESGFKDTGALSFANLYMYGGGFDMAAALLHKVIPLELFETRRMLGAIVGVIGLAITWRLARRIGGPLAGLAALLLLALCPTFYGHMFMNPKDAPFAVAMMVLIMGLVRLIEEYPAPSPRTILLVGFGAGLSLGCRVLGGLALIYAVIGFIPLWIEEFRKQGAREAIHRFAHVAYVLLPGLAFGYLVMGLIWPWSIMEPGHPLEAVTYFSHFFEKPWKEMFDGALVSVPDMPWSYLPTLFALQLPEVLLALLAAAVIATFMSLSRTDVTAKRKSIMLMLTLAAMLPLVIAMVKRPALYNGIRHFIFVIPPMTVLAGVAFARGMDWLGENRRVWQPAALAVFAFGLLLPLSEMIRLHPYQYTHFNHIAGTVRTADNFFMLDYWGLALKQASDGLREQLAERQEVPPQHRKWKVAVCGPQRPAQVALGPDFTIGWDSNAADFAMTLGEFYCKGLAAPVMVEIKRDDVVFARVYDIRGRSISSLLSIPAP, from the coding sequence ATGTCATCGATTACGACGTCTGCCCTCGAGGCGCCTGCGCGGCGCTCGGTGGAGAAGACCTGCGACGATCTCGCCTTCCTCGTCCTCGGCGTGGTCGCCATCGTCGCCGGCCTCACCTTCCGCGATTACGGCCTGGGCTGGGACGACTACACCCACGCTGAATATGCCGATCTCCTGCTGCGGATGTACGAGTCCGGGTTCAAGGACACCGGCGCGCTGTCGTTTGCCAACCTGTATATGTACGGCGGCGGCTTCGACATGGCTGCTGCCCTGCTGCACAAGGTCATTCCGCTCGAATTGTTCGAGACGCGCCGGATGCTCGGTGCGATCGTCGGCGTCATCGGCTTGGCCATAACCTGGCGCCTGGCGCGCCGTATCGGCGGCCCGCTGGCGGGACTGGCGGCGCTGCTGCTGCTGGCACTGTGCCCGACCTTCTACGGCCACATGTTCATGAATCCAAAGGACGCGCCGTTCGCCGTGGCGATGATGGTCCTGATCATGGGCCTGGTCCGTCTGATCGAGGAATATCCAGCCCCCTCGCCGCGCACCATCCTGCTCGTCGGCTTCGGCGCCGGCCTGTCGCTCGGCTGCCGCGTTCTCGGCGGGCTTGCGCTGATCTATGCGGTGATCGGCTTCATCCCGCTCTGGATCGAGGAATTCCGCAAGCAGGGAGCGCGCGAGGCGATCCACCGCTTTGCCCATGTCGCCTATGTGCTGCTGCCGGGACTTGCGTTCGGCTATCTCGTGATGGGCCTGATCTGGCCGTGGTCGATCATGGAGCCCGGACATCCGCTGGAAGCGGTGACCTATTTCTCGCACTTCTTCGAGAAGCCCTGGAAGGAAATGTTCGACGGCGCCCTGGTGTCGGTGCCGGACATGCCGTGGTCCTATCTGCCCACTTTGTTCGCGCTGCAACTCCCCGAAGTGCTGCTGGCGTTGCTGGCCGCTGCCGTCATCGCCACCTTCATGTCGCTGTCGCGCACCGACGTCACCGCCAAGCGCAAGTCGATCATGCTGATGCTGACGCTGGCGGCGATGCTGCCGCTGGTGATCGCGATGGTGAAGCGGCCGGCGCTCTACAACGGCATCCGGCACTTCATCTTCGTGATCCCGCCGATGACGGTGCTCGCCGGCGTCGCCTTTGCCCGCGGCATGGACTGGCTCGGCGAGAACCGCCGCGTCTGGCAGCCCGCGGCGCTCGCGGTGTTCGCATTCGGCCTCTTGCTGCCGCTCAGCGAGATGATCCGCCTGCATCCGTATCAGTATACGCATTTCAATCACATCGCCGGCACGGTGCGGACCGCCGACAATTTCTTCATGCTGGACTATTGGGGTCTGGCGCTGAAGCAGGCATCCGACGGGCTGCGCGAGCAGTTGGCGGAGCGGCAGGAAGTGCCGCCGCAGCATCGCAAGTGGAAGGTCGCGGTGTGCGGACCGCAGCGTCCCGCGCAGGTCGCGCTCGGCCCCGACTTCACGATCGGCTGGGACAGCAACGCGGCCGATTTCGCGATGACGCTCGGCGAATTCTACTGCAAGGGCCTGGCCGCGCCCGTCATGGTCGAGATCAAGCGCGACGACGTCGTGTTCGCCCGCGTCTACGACATCCGCGGCCGCAGCATCTCGAGCCTGCTCTCGATTCCCGCGCCGTAG
- a CDS encoding MucR family transcriptional regulator, whose amino-acid sequence MSDPSGKTPVELTANIVSAYLSNNPTPASDIPGLISQVHAALLRVSSGRADIPSEPAKPAVSMKKSITPEYLVCLEDGKRFKSLKRHLRTQYNMTPEQYRDKWGLPADYPMVAPNYAVARSQLAKKMGLGQQARKRK is encoded by the coding sequence ATGTCCGATCCGTCAGGCAAAACGCCGGTCGAGCTGACCGCAAACATCGTTTCGGCCTATCTCAGCAACAATCCGACGCCGGCCTCGGATATTCCGGGCCTGATCAGCCAGGTCCACGCCGCGCTGCTGCGTGTGTCGAGCGGGCGCGCCGACATACCGAGCGAGCCGGCCAAGCCCGCGGTGTCGATGAAGAAGTCGATCACGCCCGAATATCTGGTGTGTCTCGAGGACGGCAAGCGCTTTAAGTCGCTCAAGCGACATTTGCGCACCCAGTACAACATGACGCCGGAGCAATACCGCGACAAATGGGGACTGCCGGCCGACTATCCGATGGTGGCGCCGAACTACGCGGTGGCGCGTTCGCAGCTCGCCAAGAAGATGGGCCTCGGCCAGCAGGCACGGAAGCGGAAGTAG
- a CDS encoding SufE family protein, with protein sequence MTTIDEIRDNFALLDEWDDRYRYVIELGRTLEPLSEAEHSAENKVQGCVSQVWLSKRVERDGNGEPRLIYLGDSDAHIVRGLVAIVLTLFSGHTPKEILATDALALFDEFGFRDHLTPQRSNGLRSMVDRIHNDAREALASAA encoded by the coding sequence ATGACGACGATCGACGAAATCAGGGACAATTTTGCGCTGCTCGACGAGTGGGACGACCGCTATCGCTACGTCATCGAACTCGGCCGCACGCTCGAGCCGTTATCGGAGGCGGAACATTCGGCCGAGAACAAGGTGCAGGGCTGCGTCAGCCAGGTCTGGCTGTCGAAGCGGGTCGAGCGCGACGGCAATGGCGAACCGCGCCTGATCTATCTCGGCGACAGCGACGCCCACATCGTGCGCGGCCTGGTCGCGATCGTGCTGACGCTGTTTTCCGGGCACACGCCGAAGGAAATCCTCGCCACCGATGCGCTCGCGCTGTTCGACGAATTCGGCTTCCGCGACCATCTCACGCCGCAGCGCTCCAACGGACTGCGCTCGATGGTCGATCGCATCCACAATGATGCGCGCGAGGCGCTGGCGTCGGCCGCGTAG
- a CDS encoding DUF5330 domain-containing protein: protein MFFLLRLAFWLGLVLVLLPRDKTPEADNTPQVSASDAVSAATATINDMGQFCKRQPSACEVGGQAATAIGQRATDGARKLYQMITDKKPDHTSSIGGDDTSAVASRDTLTADDQSIEFRPPPTP, encoded by the coding sequence ATGTTCTTCCTGTTGCGTTTGGCATTCTGGCTCGGGCTTGTGCTCGTGCTGCTGCCCAGAGACAAAACACCTGAAGCGGACAACACGCCGCAGGTCAGCGCATCGGACGCGGTATCGGCCGCGACCGCGACGATCAACGACATGGGTCAGTTCTGCAAGCGTCAGCCCTCGGCCTGCGAAGTCGGCGGCCAGGCTGCGACCGCGATCGGCCAACGCGCGACCGACGGCGCGCGCAAGCTCTACCAGATGATCACCGACAAGAAGCCCGATCACACCAGTTCGATCGGCGGGGACGATACGTCGGCGGTCGCGTCCCGCGACACGCTGACGGCGGACGATCAGTCGATCGAATTCCGCCCGCCGCCGACGCCGTGA
- a CDS encoding PAS domain-containing sensor histidine kinase codes for MSLFRDCLDALLHPSAQYDALTRARHRAFMAPRLLGSLAALASFPAFLAMRGAPSAIEVAAFAWLIAPILLSWFLSRTGRYEGAHVLSSLALAGLVMMIAATTGGITSFAAVWLVVIPIEAALSASRRVVAFAFALAMTCAALLSVLGHYHVLPLVDPAVASNTTLVGFGLVSAVFYAAGLAFGAESLARTSVALLYVEEERYRLLAHNMSDVLSRHRRNGAVRFISPAAEIMLGVPASRLLGHGLFDRVHVADRPAYLTALSDAARGEPRSVEFRVRRDAARGESAAEFIWAEMRCRALDQTSADAEVVAVIRDVTDRKVQEQALEQARNAAEQADASKTRFLATMSHELRTPLNAIIGFSEMIAQEDVLGLDVARRKEYAQLINDSGQHLLSVVNGILDMSKMESGNFEISPEPFAPRPALLNCCNLVALKAREVGVDLVTRVPDDLPIVNGDPRAFKQIVLNLVSNAIKFTERGGKVTVSASAEGSRLVLRVSDTGVGIAADDLKRIGDPFFQAGKTYQRRHEGTGLGLSIVKGLVGLHHGEMNVESKVDEGTIVSVALPLAFTPPVAIEPTSNVSTLKPALRSGLQEQTHQVKKSA; via the coding sequence TTGAGTTTGTTCCGCGATTGCCTGGATGCGCTGCTGCATCCGTCGGCGCAATATGATGCGCTGACGCGTGCGCGGCATCGTGCCTTCATGGCGCCGCGGCTGCTCGGTAGTCTGGCGGCGCTGGCATCCTTCCCGGCCTTCCTGGCGATGCGCGGCGCGCCGTCGGCGATCGAGGTCGCGGCATTCGCCTGGCTGATCGCACCGATCCTGTTGTCCTGGTTCCTGTCGCGCACCGGCCGCTACGAAGGCGCGCATGTGCTGTCGTCGCTGGCGCTCGCCGGTCTCGTGATGATGATCGCGGCAACCACCGGCGGCATCACGTCGTTCGCCGCGGTCTGGCTCGTCGTGATTCCGATCGAGGCGGCGCTGTCGGCCTCGCGGCGCGTGGTCGCCTTCGCGTTCGCGCTGGCGATGACCTGCGCGGCGCTGCTGAGCGTGCTCGGCCACTATCATGTGCTGCCGCTGGTCGATCCCGCGGTTGCCTCAAACACCACGCTGGTCGGTTTCGGCCTGGTGTCGGCGGTGTTCTACGCGGCCGGGCTCGCCTTCGGCGCGGAGTCGCTGGCGCGCACCAGCGTCGCGCTGCTCTATGTCGAGGAAGAGCGTTACCGCCTGCTCGCGCATAACATGAGCGACGTGCTGTCGCGGCACCGCCGCAACGGCGCCGTGCGCTTCATTTCACCCGCCGCCGAGATCATGCTCGGCGTGCCGGCCTCGCGGCTGCTGGGCCACGGCCTGTTCGACCGCGTTCATGTCGCCGATCGCCCGGCCTATCTCACAGCGCTGTCGGACGCGGCTCGCGGCGAGCCCCGCAGCGTCGAGTTCCGCGTGCGCCGGGATGCTGCGCGGGGCGAGAGCGCGGCCGAATTCATCTGGGCGGAGATGCGCTGCCGCGCGCTCGATCAGACCTCGGCCGATGCCGAGGTGGTTGCCGTGATCCGCGACGTCACCGATCGCAAGGTGCAGGAGCAGGCGCTCGAACAGGCCCGCAACGCGGCCGAGCAGGCCGACGCGTCGAAGACCCGCTTCCTCGCCACCATGAGCCACGAGCTGCGCACGCCGCTCAATGCCATCATCGGCTTCTCCGAGATGATCGCGCAGGAGGACGTGCTCGGGCTCGACGTCGCCCGCCGCAAGGAGTACGCGCAGCTCATCAACGATTCCGGCCAGCACCTGCTGTCGGTGGTCAACGGCATCCTCGACATGTCGAAGATGGAGTCCGGCAATTTCGAGATTTCGCCGGAGCCGTTCGCGCCGCGGCCGGCGCTGCTGAATTGCTGCAACCTGGTGGCGCTGAAGGCGCGCGAGGTCGGCGTCGACCTCGTCACCCGCGTGCCCGACGACCTGCCGATCGTGAACGGCGATCCGCGCGCGTTCAAGCAGATCGTGCTCAATCTGGTCTCCAATGCCATCAAGTTCACCGAGCGCGGCGGCAAGGTGACGGTGTCGGCCAGTGCCGAGGGATCGCGGCTGGTGCTGCGCGTCTCGGACACGGGCGTCGGCATCGCCGCCGACGACCTGAAGCGGATCGGCGATCCGTTCTTCCAGGCCGGCAAGACCTATCAGCGCCGCCACGAAGGCACCGGCCTCGGCCTGTCCATCGTCAAGGGGTTGGTTGGCCTGCACCACGGCGAGATGAATGTGGAGAGCAAGGTGGACGAGGGCACCATCGTGTCGGTCGCGCTGCCGCTGGCGTTCACGCCGCCAGTAGCGATCGAGCCGACCAGCAATGTCTCGACGCTGAAGCCCGCGCTGCGCTCCGGACTACAAGAGCAAACCCATCAGGTGAAGAAGAGTGCCTAG
- a CDS encoding peptidoglycan-binding domain-containing protein, translating to MPRQTLDDDETPRRRRGAKAAAIAVEEERGLVLRLLLHSPKDLVAGVLAASAIIAILINALFLQAGRHPSPMFGGSVVTLPPPAPVAAAANPLPRPRPAEAAARSAETAVLDTPKPVDVKPVETRPVETRAVEPKPVEAKPVEAKPVDPMANLVLKSTAAPPAAAPSNALRPPAPIPTAHLSPAGRRIAAVQRTLTEYGYGQLKPTGTIGADTQTAIAKFERARKLPVTGQMSDRLVHELTTMIGRPIE from the coding sequence GTGCCTAGACAGACTTTGGATGACGATGAAACGCCGCGCCGTCGCCGCGGCGCCAAGGCAGCGGCCATCGCGGTCGAGGAGGAACGTGGCCTCGTCCTGCGCCTGCTGCTGCACAGTCCGAAGGATCTCGTCGCGGGCGTGCTGGCGGCCTCGGCCATCATCGCTATCCTGATCAATGCGCTGTTTTTGCAGGCGGGGCGGCATCCGTCGCCGATGTTCGGCGGTTCGGTGGTGACGTTGCCGCCGCCGGCCCCGGTTGCCGCGGCCGCCAATCCGCTACCGCGTCCGCGCCCGGCGGAGGCCGCCGCGCGGTCAGCCGAGACGGCCGTGCTGGATACGCCGAAGCCGGTCGATGTGAAGCCGGTCGAGACGAGGCCGGTCGAGACCAGAGCGGTTGAGCCCAAACCGGTTGAAGCAAAGCCGGTCGAAGCGAAGCCGGTCGATCCCATGGCCAACCTGGTCTTGAAGTCGACCGCCGCGCCGCCGGCGGCCGCACCGTCGAACGCACTTCGTCCGCCGGCGCCGATCCCGACCGCGCATCTCAGCCCGGCCGGGCGGCGGATCGCCGCGGTCCAGCGGACGCTGACCGAGTATGGCTACGGCCAGCTCAAGCCGACCGGTACGATCGGGGCCGATACCCAGACCGCGATCGCCAAGTTCGAGCGCGCCCGCAAGCTGCCGGTGACCGGGCAAATGTCCGATCGCCTGGTGCACGAACTCACCACCATGATCGGCCGGCCGATCGAATAG